Proteins encoded together in one Panthera uncia isolate 11264 chromosome A2, Puncia_PCG_1.0, whole genome shotgun sequence window:
- the SIN3B gene encoding paired amphipathic helix protein Sin3b, producing the protein MAHAGGGGSGGGGPAGRGLSGARWGRSGSAGHEKLPVHVEDALTYLDQVKIRFGSDPATYNGFLEIMKEFKSQSIDTPGVIRRVSQLFHEHPDLIVGFNAFLPLGYRIDIPKNGKLNIQSPLSSQENSHNHSDCTENFKQQMLYKEDKAQVPLESDSVEFNNAISYVNKIKTRFLDHPEIYRSFLEILHTYQKEQLSTKGRPFRGMSEEEVFTEVANLFRGQEDLLSEFGQFLPEAKRSLFTGNGPCEMNSVQKSEHEKNLEHSKKRSRPSLLRPVSAPAKKKMKLRGTKDLSIAAVGKYGTLQEFSFFDKVRRVLKSQEVYENFLRCIALFNQELVSGSELLQLVSPFLGKFPELFAQFKSFLGVKELSFAPPMSDRSGDGISREIDYASCKRIGSSYRALPKTYQQPKCSGRTAICKEVLNDTWVSFPSWSEDSTFVSSKKTPYEEQLHRCEDERFELDVVLETNLATIRVLESVQKKLSRMAPEDQEKFRLDDCLGGTSEVIQRRAIHRIYGDKAPEIIESLKKNPVTAVPVVLKRLKAKEEEWREAQQGFNKIWREQYEKAYLKSLDHQAVNFKQNDTKALRSKSLLNEIESVYDEHQEQHSEGRSAPSSEPHLIFVYEDRQILEDAAALISYYVKRQPAIQKEDQGTIHQLVHQFVPSLFFSQQLDLGASEDSADEGRGSPQGQSAEPGDRKKPAPGPQSSPPEEKGAAGEAPATEQAPQRHKPLDDVYSLFFANNNWYFFLRLHQTLCSRLLKIYRQAQKQLLEYRTEKEREKVLCEGRREKGNDPAMELRLKQPSEVELEEYYPAFLDMVRSLLEGSIDPTQYEDTLREMFTIHAYVGFTMDKLVQSIARQLHHLVSDDVCLKVVELYLNEKKRGAAGGNLSSRCVRASRETSYQWKAERCMADENCFKVMFLQRTGQVVMTIELLDTEEAQTEDPVEVQHLARYVEQYVGTEGASGSPTEGFLLKPVFLQRNLKKFRRWQCEQVRALRGEAKTSWKRLVGVESACNVDCRFKLSTHKMMFIVNSEDYMYRRGTLCRAKQVQPLVLLRHHRHFEEWHGRWLEDNVTVEAAGLVQDWLMGEEDEDMVPCKTLCETAHVHGLPVTRYRVQYSRRPASP; encoded by the exons ATGGCGCACgctggcggcggcggcagcggcggcggcggccccgcGGGCCGGGGACTGAGCGGCGCCCGCTGGGGTCGCTCGGGCTCCGCGGGCCACGAGAAGCTGCCCGTGCAC GTGGAGGACGCCCTCACCTACCTGGACCAGGTGAAGATTCGCTTCGGCAGCGACCCCGCAACCTACAACGGCTTCCTGGAGATCATGAAGGAGTTCAAAAGCCAGAG CATCGATACTCCCGGAGTCATCCGACGCGTGTCGCAACTATTCCACGAACACCCTGACCTCATTGTTGGATTCAACGCCTTCCTTCCCCTCGGGTACCGAATAGACATTCCCAAGAATGGCAAGTTAAACATACAGTCGCCTCTGTCGAGCCAG GAGAATTCGCACAACCACAGCGACTGCACTGAGAACTTCAAGCAGCAGATGCTGTACAAGGAGGACAAAGCCCAGGTGCCCTTGGAGTCAGATTCCGTGGAGTTCAACAACGCCATCAGCTACGTGAACAAGATTAAGACCCGTTTTCTAGACCACCCGGAGATCTATAGATCGTTCTTGGAGATCTTGCACACTTACCAG AAGGAGCAGCTGAGCACGAAGGGCCGGCCATTCCGAGGCATGTCCGAGGAGGAGGTGTTCACCGAGGTGGCCAATCTCTTCCGGGGCCAGGAGGACCTGCTGTCCGAGTTTGGACAGTTCCTGCCTGAAGCCAAGCGCTCCCTG ttCACGGGAAATGGACCATGCGAAATGAACAGCGTCCAGAAGAGTGAGCATGAGAAGAATCTGGAACACAGCAAAAAGCGCTCTCGGCCCTCGCTCCTCCGTCCGGTGTCTGCACCAGCCAAG aagaaaatgaaactccGAGGTACCAAAGACCTGTCCATCGCTGCCGTGGGCAAGTATGGCACACTGCAGGAGTTCTCCTTCTTTGACAAG GTTCGCAGGGTGCTGAAGAGCCAGGAGGTCTACGAGAACTTCCTTCGCTGCATCGCACTCTTCAACCAGGAGCTCGTGTCCGGCTCTGAGCTCCTCCAGCTCGTCAGCCCGTTTCTCGG GAAATTTCCAGAACTCTTTGCACAGTTCAAGTCCTTCCTGGGGGTAAAGGAGCTGTCATTCGCCCCGCCCATGAGCGACAGATCCGGGGATGGAATCAGCCGGGAAATTGACTACGCGTCTTGCAAACGCATTGGATCCAGCTACCGAGCGCTCCCCAAAACCTACCAGCAGCCCAAGTGCAGTGGGAGGACGGCCATCTGCAAGGAG GTGCTGAATGACACCTGggtctccttcccctcctggtCAGAGGACTCCACTTTCGTCAGTTCCAAGAAGACCCCCTACGAGGAGCAGCTGCACCGCTGTGAGGACGAGCGTTTCGAG TTAGATGTCGTCCTGGAGACCAACCTGGCCACGATCCGTGTGCTGGAAAGTGTGCAGAAGAAGCTTTCCCGGATGGCGCCTGAGGACCAGGAGAAGTTCCGGCTGGATGACTGTCTGGGGGGCACGTCGGAGGTGATCCAGCGCCGTGCCATCCACCGTATTTATGGGGACAAGGCTCCAGAGATCATCGAGAGCCTCAAGAAGAACCCTGTCACTGCTGTCCCTGTCGTCCTGAAAAG GCTGAAGGCCAAGGAGGAGGAGTGGCGGGAGGCCCAGCAGGGCTTCAACAAGATCTGGCGGGAGCAGTACGAGAAGGCGTATCTCAAGTCCCTGGACCATCAGGCCGTGAACTTCAAACAGAATGACACCAAGGCCCTCCGCTCCAAGAGCTTGCTCAATGAGATCGAGAGTGTCTACGACGAG CACCAGGAGCAGCACTCGGAGGGCCGTAGCGCCCCCTCCAGCGAGCCGCACCTCATCTTCGTGTACGAGGACAGGCAGATCCTCGAGGACGCCGCCGCCCTCATCAGCTACTACGTGAAGCGGCAGCCGGCCATCCAGAAGGAGGACCAGGGCACCATCCACCAGCTGGTGCACCAGTTCGTGCCCAGCCTCTTCTTCTCCCAGCAGCTGGACCTGGGGGCGTCCGAGGACTCCGCCGACGAGGGCCGGGGCAGCCCCCAGGGGCAGAGCGCGGAGCCTGGTGACCGGAAGAAGCCGGCGCCCGGGCCGCAGAGCAGTCCCCCGGAGGAGAAGGGGGCCGCGGGCGAGGCGCCCGCCACCGAGCAGGCGCCACAGCGGCACAAGCCTCTGGACGACGTGTACAGCCTCTTCTTCGCCAACAACAACTGGTACTTCTTCCTGCGCCTGCACCAGACCCTGTGCTCCCGGCTGCTCAAGATCTACCGCCAGGCGCAGAAGCAGCTGCTGGAGTATCGGacggagaaggagagggagaaggtgcTGTGTGAGGGCCGCCGGGAGAAGGGCAACGACCCCGCCATGGAGCTGCGGCTGAAGCAGCCAA GCGAGGTGGAGCTGGAGGAGTACTACCCCGCCTTCCTGGacatggtgcggagcctgctggagGGCAGCATCGACCCCACGCAGTACGAGGACACCCTGCGCGAGATGTTCACCATCCACGCCTACGTGGGCTTCACCATGGACAAGCTGGTGCAGAGCATCGCCAGGCAG ctGCACCACCTCGTGAGTGACGACGTCTGCCTGAAGGTGGTGGAGCTCTACCTGAACGAGAAGAAGCGGGGCGCCGCGGGGGGGAACCTGTCCTCCCGCTGTGTCCGTGCCTCCAGGGAGACCAGCTACCAGTGGAAGGCCGAACGGTGCATGGCTGACGAGAACTGCTTCAAG gtCATGTTCCTGCAGCGCACAGGGCAGGTGGTCATGACCATCGAGCTTCTGGACACCGAGGAGGCCCAGACGGAGGACCCCGTGGAGGTCCAG CACCTGGCTCGGTACGTGGAGCAGTACGTGGGGACCGAGGGGGCGTCCGGCTCGCCCACCGAGGGCTTCCTCCTGAAGCCCGTGTTCCTGCAGAG GAACCTCAAGAAGTTCCGCAGGTGGCAGTGTGAGCAGGTGCGCGCCCTGCGCGGCGAGGCCAAGACCTCCTGGAAGCGGCTGGTCGGGGTGGAGAGCGCCTGCAACGTGGACTGCCGCTTCAAGCTCAGCACCCACAAGATGATGTTCATCGTCAACTCCGAGGACTACATGTACCGCCGCGGGACCCTCTGCCGGGCCAAGCAG GTGCAGCCCCTGGTTCTGCTGCGGCACCACCGGCACTTCGAGGAGTGGCACGGCCGCTGGCTGGAGGACAACGTGACGGTGGAGGCGGCCGGCCTGGTGCAGGACTGGCTGATGGGCGAGGAGGACGAGGACATGGTGCCCTGCAAGACGCTGTGTGAGACGGCGCACGTGCACGGCCTGCCCGTGACCCGCTACCGAGTGCAGTACAGCCGCCGCCCCGCCTCCCCCTGA